One stretch of Balneola sp. MJW-20 DNA includes these proteins:
- the uvrC gene encoding excinuclease ABC subunit UvrC — protein MSEVSDHSALEEKISNLPLSPGVYIYRDDAESILYVGKAKKLRNRVRSYFQESRPVDGRIKTMVSKIDDLEVIVTDTEAEALILENNLIKQYQPRYNIMYRDDKSYPYICITDANKPRVYPTRTVLKDGSKYFGPYDSVGTMKRMLETIRKAFGLCTCAVSQKVIDKTRGAPKWHSCFDDYLQNCSGDWDDDLYQDTIKKVERLLNGQTDTLIRELKEEMQIASEALAFEEAANLRDSIQSVERYSQKMKIVASKKVDRDVFAIGKDDDLNEACGVLFKIREGKLIGKFHRYMKNIEGLSHSDMIQSFVEDYYTGQYTAAIPDEVYLSHEMTDSEALEQYLYQERAKIVPVHVPQIGEKKQLIKMAEANVRLYLREREIEKEKAERDRIPQAVKDLKEHLKLQRLPRRLECFDNSNFQGSDPVASMVCFVDARPRKSEYKKFHIKTVEGPDDFASMREILRRRYTKVQKDKLQIPDLIIVDGGKGQLSAAVETLKDIGFYGQCDVIGLAKRLEEVFLPGMSDSIMIPKKSPALKLLQQARDEAHRFAITFHRSKRAKRTFTTELTDIEGIGKKTADRLLREFGSVKKVKQAELEELKAFLGEKTGENVFNYFHS, from the coding sequence ATGAGTGAAGTATCAGACCATTCTGCTTTAGAAGAAAAAATTTCGAATCTGCCGTTATCACCGGGGGTGTACATATACCGGGATGATGCGGAGTCTATCCTATATGTAGGTAAAGCCAAGAAGCTCAGAAATCGGGTCAGGTCTTATTTTCAGGAATCCAGGCCTGTGGATGGACGAATAAAGACCATGGTTTCCAAGATCGATGATCTGGAAGTGATCGTAACAGATACAGAAGCAGAGGCTTTAATACTGGAGAATAATCTGATCAAACAATACCAGCCACGATACAATATTATGTATCGTGATGATAAATCTTATCCCTATATATGCATTACAGATGCCAATAAACCGAGAGTGTACCCAACCCGAACCGTACTGAAAGACGGTTCAAAGTATTTTGGACCGTACGACAGTGTAGGAACGATGAAGAGAATGCTGGAAACCATAAGAAAAGCGTTCGGGCTTTGTACTTGTGCAGTATCACAGAAGGTGATCGATAAAACAAGGGGAGCTCCAAAATGGCATTCCTGTTTTGATGATTACCTGCAAAATTGTTCCGGTGACTGGGATGATGACCTGTATCAGGACACGATAAAGAAAGTAGAAAGACTTCTGAATGGTCAGACCGATACTTTGATCAGAGAATTGAAAGAAGAAATGCAGATCGCATCTGAAGCACTTGCTTTTGAGGAGGCTGCAAATCTCAGGGATTCCATTCAGTCGGTTGAGAGATACAGCCAGAAAATGAAGATCGTGGCTTCAAAGAAAGTTGACCGGGATGTATTCGCAATTGGTAAAGATGATGATCTGAATGAAGCATGTGGTGTATTATTCAAGATCAGAGAAGGTAAACTGATCGGTAAGTTCCACCGTTATATGAAGAATATTGAAGGACTGTCTCATAGTGATATGATTCAGTCTTTTGTTGAAGATTATTATACCGGTCAGTATACGGCAGCTATTCCCGATGAGGTTTACTTAAGCCACGAGATGACAGACAGCGAAGCTCTGGAGCAATATCTTTATCAGGAAAGAGCCAAGATCGTACCGGTTCATGTTCCACAGATAGGCGAGAAAAAACAGCTGATCAAAATGGCAGAAGCTAATGTCAGGTTATATCTCAGAGAAAGAGAGATTGAAAAAGAGAAGGCGGAAAGAGACCGTATACCTCAGGCCGTAAAAGATCTGAAAGAACATCTCAAACTGCAGCGTTTACCCCGGCGCTTAGAATGTTTTGATAATTCGAATTTTCAGGGAAGTGATCCGGTTGCTTCGATGGTCTGTTTTGTGGACGCAAGACCACGAAAAAGCGAATACAAGAAATTTCATATTAAAACTGTGGAAGGACCCGATGATTTCGCTTCCATGCGGGAGATCCTCCGCCGCAGATACACGAAAGTGCAGAAAGATAAACTTCAGATCCCGGATCTGATCATAGTTGACGGAGGAAAAGGACAATTAAGCGCTGCCGTGGAAACATTAAAAGATATTGGTTTTTATGGGCAATGTGACGTCATAGGACTGGCCAAAAGGTTGGAAGAAGTATTCCTCCCGGGGATGTCTGATTCTATCATGATCCCGAAAAAATCTCCTGCCCTTAAACTGCTGCAACAGGCACGGGATGAAGCTCATCGGTTTGCCATTACTTTTCATCGAAGTAAAAGAGCAAAAAGAACCTTTACTACTGAGCTTACAGATATAGAGGGAATAGGTAAGAAGACTGCTGACAGATTATTGAGAGAGTTTGGTTCCGTAAAAAAAGTTAAACAGGCTGAACTGGAAGAATTGAAAGCATTTTTAGGCGAAAAGACGGGCGAGAATGTATTCAACTATTTTCATTCCTGA
- a CDS encoding sodium:solute symporter: MESWMIILGICGIYLLLTLIMGIVPGLKVSDSTAGYVAGDRAMNVLILYFVLGASIFSSFAFLGGPGWAYSKGAAALYIIAYGALGMVPLYFFGPKARKLGAEHGFVTQAELLEDRFNSRFLSALLAVLTVVVLIPYLTLQMKGAGLVLNTISEGAIPVWLGAGIAYFVVLIYVFFSGVMGVGWTNTFQGVFMLVIAWFLGIWLPEQLYGGVAPMFRELIASDFKQALTAPGLTDSGKPWDWWGFSSAVIVSALGFSMWPHFFMKSFAAKSDRTIKLTVVLYPTFQIFLVPILLIGFSAVLTFPGVEPADSILPYVLMQMDLPVVLIGLVCAGTLAASMSSGDAIVHAAASVATRDGLSKVSSLKEWLNTGSNERMAIRILVVVISLIAYYFAVFSSIDIVSLLLGAYGGIAQIFPLVFAMFYWPRATGKGAIAGLIGGIIFTLIFLYLPDLKPVPMHEGIYGLIVNIILLISVSLASDPEDLDRLKRYTRL, encoded by the coding sequence TTGGAAAGCTGGATGATCATTTTGGGGATTTGCGGTATCTATCTGCTGCTTACTCTCATTATGGGAATTGTACCCGGATTAAAGGTTTCTGATAGTACCGCGGGTTATGTTGCAGGGGATCGTGCCATGAATGTACTGATCCTATATTTCGTACTTGGTGCATCTATTTTCTCATCATTTGCCTTCCTGGGCGGTCCCGGCTGGGCGTATTCAAAAGGTGCGGCAGCACTATACATCATTGCTTATGGTGCATTGGGCATGGTTCCTCTCTATTTTTTTGGGCCTAAGGCTAGAAAACTTGGGGCTGAACATGGTTTTGTAACTCAGGCTGAGCTACTTGAAGACCGCTTTAACAGCAGGTTTCTTTCTGCTCTTCTTGCGGTATTAACCGTAGTAGTACTGATACCCTATCTTACCTTACAAATGAAAGGCGCAGGACTTGTACTAAATACCATTTCTGAAGGGGCAATACCGGTCTGGCTCGGTGCCGGAATAGCTTATTTCGTAGTACTTATATATGTATTCTTCAGTGGGGTTATGGGAGTGGGATGGACCAATACCTTTCAGGGAGTATTCATGCTCGTCATCGCATGGTTTTTGGGTATCTGGTTACCGGAACAATTATATGGCGGAGTAGCTCCAATGTTCAGAGAACTGATTGCCTCCGATTTCAAACAGGCTCTGACCGCACCGGGACTCACTGACAGTGGTAAGCCCTGGGACTGGTGGGGTTTCAGTTCGGCAGTGATCGTTTCAGCACTTGGCTTTAGTATGTGGCCACATTTCTTTATGAAAAGTTTTGCTGCCAAAAGTGATCGTACCATAAAACTTACGGTCGTTCTTTACCCTACCTTTCAGATCTTTCTTGTTCCCATATTACTAATCGGTTTCTCTGCTGTTCTAACTTTTCCGGGAGTAGAACCTGCTGATTCCATTTTACCGTATGTGCTCATGCAAATGGATTTGCCGGTGGTACTCATAGGATTGGTTTGTGCCGGTACTCTGGCCGCATCAATGTCGTCTGGTGATGCGATCGTTCATGCAGCCGCTTCGGTAGCTACACGCGATGGGTTATCTAAGGTATCTTCCTTGAAAGAATGGTTAAATACGGGTTCCAACGAGCGAATGGCCATAAGGATCCTGGTGGTAGTTATCAGCCTGATCGCTTATTACTTTGCCGTCTTCTCTAGTATTGATATTGTTTCATTACTGCTTGGGGCTTACGGGGGGATCGCACAGATATTTCCTCTGGTATTTGCCATGTTTTACTGGCCAAGGGCAACCGGAAAAGGTGCGATAGCCGGACTCATAGGTGGCATTATTTTCACATTGATATTCCTGTATTTGCCGGATCTTAAGCCTGTTCCCATGCATGAAGGGATCTATGGTCTGATCGTTAATATAATCCTGTTGATCAGTGTGAGTTTAGCTTCAGATCCGGAAGATTTGGATCGGCTAAAAAGATATACCCGGCTTTAG
- the ppk2 gene encoding polyphosphate kinase 2, with the protein MTTDRMYDSRGKLKKKEYERELSKLHAELVKLQYWIKEKGLKVCVLFEGRDAAGKGGVIKRITEPLNPRTVRVVALQKPTEKERNQWYFQRYIEQLPTAGEMVLFDRSWYNRAGVERVMGFCTDREYESFLLHCPKFEEMIQHSGIILIKYWFSISDKEQKRRFVERNQDPMKRWKLSSMDVEARRRWVDYSRAKDEMFKHTDTERSPWYVVNADIKRHARLNCISHLLQQIDYEDLTPDPIVFPKISEHPEYNRPPISSMNWVPAKFGENPVDDQRS; encoded by the coding sequence ATGACTACAGATAGGATGTACGACAGTAGAGGAAAGTTAAAGAAGAAAGAATACGAGCGGGAACTTTCAAAATTGCATGCAGAACTTGTTAAACTTCAGTACTGGATAAAAGAAAAGGGGCTGAAGGTTTGTGTGTTGTTTGAGGGGAGGGATGCAGCCGGTAAAGGAGGTGTTATCAAACGGATAACAGAACCTCTGAATCCAAGAACGGTGAGGGTGGTTGCCCTTCAAAAACCCACAGAAAAAGAAAGAAATCAGTGGTATTTCCAGCGATATATTGAGCAATTGCCCACAGCAGGTGAAATGGTACTTTTTGACAGAAGCTGGTACAATAGAGCAGGAGTAGAAAGGGTGATGGGTTTCTGTACCGATCGTGAATATGAGTCCTTTTTGCTGCACTGCCCTAAATTTGAGGAGATGATACAGCATTCCGGGATCATACTTATCAAATACTGGTTTTCGATCAGTGATAAAGAGCAAAAGAGACGGTTTGTTGAACGGAATCAGGATCCCATGAAACGGTGGAAACTCAGTTCTATGGATGTGGAAGCCAGACGCCGGTGGGTTGACTATTCCCGAGCGAAAGATGAAATGTTTAAACACACAGATACTGAGAGATCACCCTGGTACGTGGTAAATGCTGATATTAAAAGGCATGCACGATTGAACTGTATCAGTCATCTTTTGCAGCAGATCGACTACGAAGACCTGACTCCTGATCCGATCGTTTTTCCAAAGATCAGTGAACATCCCGAGTATAACAGGCCTCCGATCTCTTCGATGAACTGGGTGCCTGCAAAATTTGGGGAGAATCCGGTGGACGATCAGAGAAGTTGA
- a CDS encoding RluA family pseudouridine synthase: MNTTRTHPDIPVIYEDNHLLVIDKPSGLLSQEDHTGDPDVLTLCKSYIKKKYNKPGKVYLGLVHRLDRPVSGVMVLARTSKAASRLSEEIRKRRVEKTYWALVNGQTPMFDDITHFLLKDNRSNTVKAYDKPRKGAKESRLRYTTIKQNRNHSLIEVELITGRAHQIRVQMAKSGFPLWGDYRYGDPGKDGKNIGLRAVRLKVKHPTQKELMDFKAPVPKDTPWTMFEY; encoded by the coding sequence ATGAACACAACCCGTACTCATCCCGATATACCCGTCATCTACGAAGACAATCATCTGCTGGTCATCGATAAACCATCCGGCCTGCTTTCTCAGGAAGATCATACCGGAGATCCGGATGTTTTGACACTCTGCAAATCATACATAAAAAAGAAGTACAACAAACCCGGCAAAGTTTATCTGGGTCTTGTCCACAGACTGGACCGGCCTGTGAGCGGAGTAATGGTACTAGCAAGAACTTCAAAGGCAGCCTCCCGGTTATCAGAAGAAATCAGGAAACGCAGAGTAGAAAAAACATATTGGGCCTTAGTGAATGGACAAACTCCTATGTTTGATGATATAACCCATTTTCTGTTGAAGGATAATCGTTCTAATACAGTTAAGGCGTATGACAAACCCAGAAAAGGTGCAAAAGAATCAAGACTCAGATACACCACTATTAAGCAAAACCGTAATCATAGTCTCATAGAAGTAGAGTTGATTACCGGAAGAGCACATCAGATAAGGGTTCAGATGGCTAAATCAGGCTTCCCATTGTGGGGTGACTACAGATACGGAGATCCTGGAAAAGACGGAAAAAATATTGGGTTGCGTGCGGTTCGCCTAAAGGTGAAACATCCTACTCAAAAGGAACTCATGGACTTTAAGGCTCCGGTACCTAAAGATACTCCATGGACTATGTTTGAATATTAA